A region from the Vicia villosa cultivar HV-30 ecotype Madison, WI linkage group LG3, Vvil1.0, whole genome shotgun sequence genome encodes:
- the LOC131657779 gene encoding uncharacterized protein LOC131657779, with amino-acid sequence MLGDGGETPSRYELLSMVKKHSNLIGRTVVEDQEDAPDVEMDMKFWNDVFDLYFVRGKESRGRQDDDLVSRGSASNNDAKVLILILYAGGHLRTRSLPISDMQSGKDNAGTLWSNQFKRKSVTENSSAEL; translated from the exons ATGCTTGGCGATGGAGGTGAAACCCCTTCAAG ATATGAATTGTTGAGCATGGTGAAGAAGCACTCAAATTTAATTGGGAGAACTGTTGTTGAAGATCAAGAAGATGCTCCTGATGTTGAAATGGAtatgaagttttggaatgatgttttTGATCTCTATTTTGTTCGTGGTAAAGAGTCTAGGGGACGCCAAGATGATGATCTC GTTTCTCGAGGGTCTGCTTCCAATAACGATGCAAAAGTGTTGATCCTTATTTTGTACGCAGGTGGGCACCTAAG AACTAGAAGCCTTCCAATTTCAGACATGCAATCAGGAAAAGATAATGCAGGGACATTATGGTCGAATCAGTTCAAGAGAAAATCAGTGACTGAAAATTCAAGTGCTGAGTTATAG